The genomic window CTCACTCCTGAGCAGAAGAAGGAGCTCAGTGATATTGCTCAGAAGATTGTTGCTACCGGCAAGGGAATCCTTGCTGCAGATGAGTCCACTGGTAAGTAGGTCATTCAGGGTAGTCAACACTAATCAGAACACtaagaaaaatgcattaaacTTTTTATAACACAATAAACCAAGAAGATATCTTTGTAAGGCAGAAGCAATTTAATGATTGTaactattttaaacattacatcatattttttgcaaagttacaaaaaacaaacaccacatcattaaaaacagttaatctttttcagtaaataaagaaacacacaacTCCAGAATTTTTAAGTGATGCCTGAGCATTTTTCCTGCATTAATTATTATATCACTATAAAATGCCATAATAACCAGACCATTAAGTCAACCCTCTCCAaacattgttcatttgttttggaCTCTACTTTTGACCAATCATCTGACCAGTAAAAGAGAGTGTAGGCCTTTCAGCAGGGACACATTAGAGGCATATGTTCTAACACAAAGTGTTTTAGACCAAAGGTGAAATGACACAttgcaaaaataacattttggcATTAAAGCACCAAAaatctttaaacctttaaataaaaactaaagaaaatgctgtatgaatgtggaatgactttgctgaaatttgcaggagaaactaaaactgagttgttaaaatgaaaagaagcaaacaataactaaaagctaaaacaagaaaaagaatacaaactaaaaaaagcaaactgctAGCTAACAGTATCACAACAGTAGCTGACaatcaaaagtagcaaaaggctagctaaaagctaatagtggaaggacagtagctaaaaactaaaagtaacagatggagggaaaaaaaagctagtatgctgaagcagatttcaaaaagaacaatgtttttgtaggaatcaaacagatttcaatgtatttctatgggggaaatatttgaaaataaagttaagcattttgaaaagtataaaagttacaaaaaccaaaagtcatagcatccATCTCATGAATGAACTGATACTGATacacaaatggctaaaatagtacaaagtatgcagaagtaaaCTGAAAAGAACTTACAGAACAATACTATAGTGTGAACTCTGGATAAGCATTCACAATATTACTGAATGTAGACACTTTAAATGGACATTTTAAGAAACAGCAGTATAGTGTTTCAGTATGTCTAATGATTTTAATAATCTGCAGGCAGTGTGGCCAAGCGCTTCCAGAGCATCAATGCTGAGAACACTGAGGAGAACAGGAGGCTGTACCGCCAGCTCCTTTTCACCGCTGACGACCGTGTCGTGCCTTGCATTGGTGGTGTCATCCTCTTCCACGAGACCATGTACCAGAAGACCGACGATGGCAAAGTTTTCCCACAGTACCTCAAAGAAAGAGGCATGGTGGTTGGCATCAAGGTCGACAAGGGTGTCGTCCCTCTGGCCGGAACAAACGGCGAGACGACCACCCAGggtgagcaaaaacaaacaatacatcACCAACTTTTAGTACCTTTCAAAAACTGTTCTGATATGTCCTCTCCCTTTCAACAGGTCTTGATGGACTGTATGAGCGTTGTGCACAGTACAAGAAGGATGGTGCTGACTTCGCCAAATGGCGTTGTGTTCTGAAGATCACTCCTACCACTCCCTCAAAACTGGCTATCTTTGAGAATGCCAATGTCCTGGCTCGTTATGCCAGCATTTGCCAGATGGTGAGACACTACAGACAGACTGTTAAATAAGTGTGGgcattttacatgttttaaatgttttaaataggTTTTTTGGTATAAAAAGTCTGTGTTTGCTTAATTAAATCCGAAATGTCACTTTAAATATGAAATTTGTTGTTAAAGTTACTCTTTGAGTTTACCGTACCAGGAAAGACAACTGCCTTTTGTAGCATGACATGCATTTTTCATTATCatcccacccacccacccacttCCTGGTTGTTTGGGTGAAACACATTTGATAAGGGTTTTGTACACCAGAAGCAAGTGCAAGTATTTCTGTGAGGACTTATTATTGCAACATCTGCTATGTAAACTTTACTAAACCCTTAGACTTATAATGTTAGGATCTATGAACTTCggtgtgattttaaaaattgcaatGCATTTATCTCAACCAACACAACTCTATGACATtcagacatacagtatatattacACAGTATATTTACACTGTTGTGACCCtacatttattacaaacataGTCCCTTTGATTTGTGCTGTTCCTGCCTTCCATAGCACGGCATTGTCCCCATCGTTGAGCCTGAGATTCTCCCTGATGGTGACCATGACCTGAAGCGTTGCCAGTACATCACTGAGAAAGTCCTGGCTGCCGTTTACAAAGCCCTGTCTGACCACCATGTCTACCTGGAGGGCACCCTGCTCAAACCCAACATGGTCACCCCTGGACACTCCTGCTCACACAAGTACAGCAACCAGGAGATTGCCATGGCAACTGTTACAGCCCTGCGCCGCACTGTGCCCCCTGCAGTCCCTGGTAACATGAATGCACAATCTTGCTGACCTGCACACATTAAACTCTTGATAGAATAATTCACACAAGAACTAGTTATCAAGACAAGTGCACTGCTaaactttcttcctttttgttgcGCAGGAGTCACCTTCCTCTCTGGTGGCCAGAGCGAGGAGGAGGCCTCTGTCAATCTGAATGCCATGAACCAGTGCCCTTTGCACAGGCCATGGGCTCTGACCTTCTCATATGGCCGTGCCCTGCAGGCCTCTGCCCTGAAAGCCTGGGGAGGAAAGAAGGAGAATGGAAAGGCTTGCCAAGAAGAGTTCGTCAAGAGAGCTCTGGTATGTGTGAATATTAGATGAAAAGAACTAGCATGAAACCTTGCCTTCTCCTTGcctttttttacacatttagtaatgctgtctttttcttctcttgcaGGCTAACAGCCAGGCCTGCCAGGGTAAATATGTTTCTGCTGGAGCCAGCGCTGCTGGTGGAGAGTCACTGTTTGTGGCTAATCATGCCTATTAAGCACTGACACCCTTTTCGCCCTCTACTCAGTTACTGCATCACCATAGAAAAAGAGCATGTCTCATATAAAGCAGTGCCTAAATAAATTTGTTGTCCTCCACTTGTAACAGCAACATTACCAATTTTTTACCACCTtggcagaaagagaaagaagtaAATACTTTGAATTTAGTGGTTGATGAAAAATGTTTGCCGCCATTCccttgccttttatttttaaacaccttttttaCAGGTGAAGATTCccaatttgtttttacacaacttaGTTTCTTTGTCTGCTTTCAACAAATGCAGAGTATAACTGGTATAACGAAATAAAGTTAATATCCAAGTGTGGgttttttgcttccttttcagTAGAAATACTTTGCTTCTTATTGCTCAATGTCTAAAAGGTCACATGAAACCAGCAGTGACGAACTGAAGCCACACTCACTTGTCTAAAAGTGGTATAGCAAAAGAAGAAGCAATACTAAGAAAGAGGAACCTTTTTATCATAAAATACATATACAGAACCATACTCAGACTGTATTTTTAAGtacattgcattttttttgcagctgtagTCCTAACAAGATATGATACATCGAATGTGAGGCAGACAACAAATGCTTCATCCATTTTAGTCACATGCAGCCTGTCACCAGAATGTGACCCACACTTTGTCGCCATCTAAACTTGGTGTCAGGTTGTGTTTAATAATAGATTTGGCTTGGTTGTTGCTCGGTAACATCTGGGGTTAAAAAACCCATGTTCTTTCTGTGCTCCTTATTGGTAAGTGCTAACATTTCACAATAAGGAACTTGAATGATCAGGTAGCAaagcaaagaacaaaagaataaatacaaagcTACAGCTTCTAGCAATACATTAGTTAATAACAGACTAATAATTCAAAAAGATAAAGAAGCAATTaagtcattaatttaaaaaaaaaggttagaacccagtaaaaaaaaaaaacttaaaaatgcaTTAGTTACCAGGAAATAAAGTACCAGGAAGTGGTCTTCCTGGTGGAAAACTGTACTATAAATAATAATGAGTCACTTGACTAGTGaataatatattaataatataatatagGTTAGGTTTAGGCATGTACTGGTAATAGTTAGGTTTAGGCTTAGGGTAAGGGACAGAGGTAAGccacagaaatgaatggaagatGGACGGAAGTCAGTGTACGGTTTTTATAAagatagaaaaacaaatgtgtgtgtttgattttttatatgtttataatTTTCAAGGctataaaacaactttgttcagttaatttagttttgtcaCTCTGGCTTTGATGTTTCTAAAACAGATAACAGAAATACATATGTGGTGCGAAATACTTCCTGCTATGCATGAGAACATACAGTAAAAGCTTCACTCTGTTCCCTGTTTGAGTCACCCTCACTTGGCATATGTACACGCTTGTATTTGTGTGACAAGCTAAGTTCCGTTTTAAAAATTAGTCTTGATCCTTCTCTTAAAAGTATTCATAAAGGTTACTGAAAATGTTGGTCCGATAATAAATTACttagaaactgtatttttttggCGTCATAACTTTGTTGTGTGCCTTCCCATTTTCTTATTGGTAACATAGCATGTAAggtatttatgtaaaaatggtCAGATTTCAGTGTGTCCAGGTGAAGTATTACCCAAATGAATAAATTGCAgaaacagcaggtaaaatggTTTGATCTTAAATATTTCAGTGTTGCTGCTTTTAGGACATCACTGCCAGAGCTTGAAATAAGTTTTTAACTATCTTTAGCTGGCCTTTAACGTAACCTCGTCTAAAATTAccttctgtcattttaaagcaggaactTCCTTGTAGGCAGGCATACAGGCAGCTGCAGTCACCACAGTGGCATAGTTATCATACTACATTCTCTGACCTTGTTCATGCGCAGATgcactttcttttcttcctagatcaattttcttctttcatttataACACATTTGATAGTCTTTGTTCACAGACATCTTCATACAGAGCTAGAAAGAACCTCAGTTTAATTGTCTAACTTGGGAAGTTAAAGAAATTTATTCATTCCCACCTCCGTATCTAAAAAAAGTACGAAGAATGTTGTGTGCATAACTAATAGGGAAAACTCGTGTCTCAGAAAACCAGCTGAACACTCAGTACATGCTAGATTTTATCTGTAGACATGTTGTATCAAGTAccttgtaatttatttatttaaatttaaatctcaAACCGGAGATACATACTTTCATTTAGTCCAATGCTCAAGTCTCAACttggtttattttacaaaaatacatgttttaaatgcattCTGATGGGAACTTCTCTGATCTCTAATGTGAAACTtgagttttgtctgtttttccccttttttgtttgttttatcatttaaaaacttcttGCTTTGTTCATACTTAAACGAAATTACTTagaaaattttttaaaacagctacaTACTAACTGGTGTTatcaagaaaatgaaaaccacccatttttttaaatcacagtttaTTCAAATAATGTCTCAGTAGTTTTGTGCTGATCATAGACTCACATGTGACTCACATTATCTAATAGATTTTAATCTGATTTGAAACCTTAACTAATAACCAAAAAACGtattttggaacaaaaaaattGAGCTGGAAAGAAGTACTGTGAAACCTAAACTAACAAATTTCAAATATATCAAACTTGACAGat from Kryptolebias marmoratus isolate JLee-2015 linkage group LG17, ASM164957v2, whole genome shotgun sequence includes these protein-coding regions:
- the aldoab gene encoding aldolase a, fructose-bisphosphate, b, giving the protein MPHAYPFLTPEQKKELSDIAQKIVATGKGILAADESTGSVAKRFQSINAENTEENRRLYRQLLFTADDRVVPCIGGVILFHETMYQKTDDGKVFPQYLKERGMVVGIKVDKGVVPLAGTNGETTTQGLDGLYERCAQYKKDGADFAKWRCVLKITPTTPSKLAIFENANVLARYASICQMHGIVPIVEPEILPDGDHDLKRCQYITEKVLAAVYKALSDHHVYLEGTLLKPNMVTPGHSCSHKYSNQEIAMATVTALRRTVPPAVPGVTFLSGGQSEEEASVNLNAMNQCPLHRPWALTFSYGRALQASALKAWGGKKENGKACQEEFVKRALANSQACQGKYVSAGASAAGGESLFVANHAY